TTGGAGACGGCGAAGGTGATCTGGTTGGTGGGGATCACCAGGTAGGTGGCGTACCCGTAGAAGGCGACCATCTGTCCGGCGCTGAGCCGGTCGTCGAGGACGAGTTCGCCGGCCAGGGCCACCACTGCGGCGAGCAGCAGGCTGGGCAGGAAGGTCCGGGTGGCGCCGAGCACCGCCGAGGCGCGGCCCTGCCGCAGCGCGGTGGCGCGCAGGCGCTGGGAGCCCTCGCGGTAGCGGGCGGCGAACTGCTCCTCGCCGCCGATGCCGCGCAGCACCCGCAGTCCGCGCACGATGTCGACGGCCTGGTCGGCGAGTTCGCGCTGGTGGGTGCGGAGTTGGCCCTGCCGGTTGCGCAGCACCCGGGCGAGCCGGGTGGTGACGACCAGCATGACCGGCACCGCGACCAGCACGAGCAGGCCGACCTGCCAGGAGGCGACCAGCATGAACACGGCGACGGCGACGAATCCGACCACCCCGCCCACGCCGCGGGCGCCGACCTCCAGGGCCTGACCGATCAGGCTGATGTCGGAGACGCCGACGGTGACCAGGTCCCCCGCCGAGACCTTGCGGCCGACGGTGGTGCCCAGCTCGCAGGCCTTGCGGGTGACGAACTGCATGGTCTCGTAACCGGGTTCGACCCGCAGCCGGGTCTCCAGGCGCTCCACGAACATGGCGGACAGCGCGGAGAGCACGCCCGCCCCGAGTACGGCCAGGCCCCAACCGACCAGTGCGGTCTGGTCCCTGGCGACCAGGCCCTGGTTGATGGCCTGGCCGATCACGGCCGGGGTGAGTCCGAGCCCGGCCGCCCACCCCATGTTGGCGAGGCAGTCGAGCAGCAGGACCCCGCGATGGCGGACGGCCATCCACAGCAGGTAGCGCCACGGGCCGCGCAGGTCGGGGGTGCCGGGTGGCCGGTCGAAGAAGTCACGCACCGCTCAGCCCCTTCGCCGGGTGAAGCCTGCCCCACACATGCGCCTCCATCTCAGGTCGTCGGCACGGCAATTAACCGCGGTACGCGCGTGATCTGTCCATCGTCCAAGGCCTGGGGCCGGTCTTGCGCCCGTGGGCCGGTCGCCCGCGATCCCCGGGCGGGATCCTGACGGCGCGCGTTCAACTGTCAGGCGTTCTCGGTTGAACGGCTCCGGACCGAGGCGATCATGCCAGGAACCGCGATCGTTCGGCGCGCCGTCACTCGGCCCGCCGGTAGACGGAGATGACGTTGCTGGCCGCCGGGGCGCTGGAGTCCGCGCGCCAGGGGCCGCCGCGCCAGTTGGCGATCCGCCGGACCAGGCGCAGCCCGGCCAGCCGGGCCATCAGGTCCTGTTCCGAGGGCAGCAGCATCCGCTGGGCGATCTGCCGGACGCGGTGCCCGTCCTCGTCGACGTAGAGCACGCTCTGGTCCAGCAGCAGCGACTTCCAGTCGAAGCGCTGGGTGCTGATCGCCATGCCGGCGCCGGCCAGCCGCAGGGTGCTGATCCGCTCGCCCTCCTCCATCGCCCGCAGCGGCGGGTGCAGGTTCTCCACCACCAGGTGCCCGCCGGGCGCGAGGTGGGCGGCGGCGTTGCGGACGACGGCGAGCTGGGCGTCCTGGGTGGTGAAGTGCAGCAGCAGGTTGTAGACGCAGAGCACCAGGTCGAAGCGGCGCTCGGTGGTCCAGGTCTGCGCGTCGCCCAGGGCGAGGGCCAGGTTGTCCGGCAGTGGCCGGTGGCGGGCCGCGGCCAGCATCTCGGCCGAGTTGTCCACGCCGAGCACGCTGCGGGCCTTCCCGGCGAGCGGGACGGCCAGCCGGCCGGTGCCGACGCCGAACTCCAGCACGTCGCCGCCGCCCGACAGTTCGGCGAGGTAGGCGACGGTGAGCGGGGTGTCGATCCGGGCGTGCTCGGTGTCGTACCGGGCGGCCTGATCGGCGTCCCAGGTGGGTTCGTCCATGCGTGTCCCCTTCGATTCGCTCGTGCTCGGCTTCGGTTCGCTCGTGCCCGGCTTCGGTTCGCTCGTGCTCAGCGGCCGAGCCACGGCCGCCACAGGTCCTGGTCCAGCAGGTGCGGCACGGTCGCGAACTGCTGCTCCCAGTACCGCCGTACGCCCCGGCGCGCGGTGGGCGCGGCCGGGTCGGTGCGGGGAGCGCCGGCCGCGGGCAGTGCCACCGAGCCGAGCGGGCCGATCCGGGCCCCGCGGGCGGCCTTGGCGTCGTGGGAGCCGGAGCCCAGGTGGAGGCCGCGCAGGCCGTTCTCGTAGCAGTACCGCAGCGGCTCGTAGATCACCACGTTGAAGTACGGGTAGGCGCCGGCGGCCGCGTCGTGGTCGAAGCCGGAGGCGCGCAGGTAAAGCCAGTCGCCCCAGCGGTAGGCGAGCGCCATCCCGACCGGTACCGGCCCGCGCCGGCAGACGAACAGCACGCCGTGGTCGCCGAGGGCCGCGTACTGGCGCTCGAAGCGGGTGCGCAGTTCGGCCTCGTCCTCCTCGACCCCGTACTTCTCGTTGCCCAGCCGGGCGAAGCGCGCGATCAGGTCGAGTTCCCGGGCCGGGTCGGCACGGACGGTGCTCAGGCCGTGGGCGGCGTAGCGGCGCAGTTCCTTGCGGGTGGTCTTGCGCCGGGTGGGGCTGAGGGCGGCGAGGTAGTCCTCGAAGTCGCGCCCGGGGGCGGGCAGCCAGGCGTCGCCGCTGTAGCCGACGACCGGGGTGAGGTCGCCGGCGTACCCGGTGACCTGGCGCAGGCCGCGCTCGGTGAGGTGGAGGAGGTAGGCGTGCGAGCGGCCCTCGGCCGCGGCGAGTTCGGCCAGCCGGTCGAGCAGGGCGGCGACGGTGGCGCGCCGCCCGGCCTCGGTGAGCCGGTCGGCGAGCAGCACCTCGGTGCGGTAGCCGCTGCGGCCGCCGGCCACGCAGTACCCGCCGTCCGGGCCGGGGGCGGCGGCGCGGAAGACGGCACCCGGGTGGTAGTAGCGGTTGGGCTCGTCGGCCGTCAGGTAGACCGGCAGGGCGCCGGCGAGCCCGGTGTCGTCGTGGGCCAGCAGGTAGCGGCACCGCCCCGGGGTCTCCTGCTCGACCAGGCTCAGCCACAGGTGGGAGGCGTACAGCCCGGCACCGGCGGCCACCGCCGCCCAGTCGGCCGCCGGCACCGCCGCGAGGGTGTCGTGCACCCGCACCTGGACCCGTAGCTGCATCGTGACGAAATCCCCTCGTGAATTGCCGGGCCCCACCGGCCAACGGCGGCGTAATCCCGGCGCGGAACGACACGGAACGGCGCGGAATTGCACGCCGGACGGCCGGTGCGGAAATGTGCACCCGCTTGCACGCCGGACCGTCTGTGACATCATCCGACGGGGCGGGAATCGAGCTGACGGTCACTCAACCGCCATGTTTTCCAGGGAGGGCTGAGATGGCAAGGGTTCTCATCGGCAACGACTGGGACGAAAACCTCGGCAGGCATGCGGACGGGGCCGTCTGGTGGGTCGACCATTTCGTCTGGTTCGCCCGCGACCACGACGTCCTGATCCTTCCGCAGGCCCCGGAGGAGGCCTTTCTCCGGTACGTGACCGAGCACACCGGAGTCGACCGGGAAACGCTCACCGTCGTCGTTCCGCCGAAGGAATCCACGTCGAGTGCCGGAATG
The genomic region above belongs to Streptomyces sp. 1331.2 and contains:
- a CDS encoding ABC transporter transmembrane domain-containing protein, which gives rise to MRDFFDRPPGTPDLRGPWRYLLWMAVRHRGVLLLDCLANMGWAAGLGLTPAVIGQAINQGLVARDQTALVGWGLAVLGAGVLSALSAMFVERLETRLRVEPGYETMQFVTRKACELGTTVGRKVSAGDLVTVGVSDISLIGQALEVGARGVGGVVGFVAVAVFMLVASWQVGLLVLVAVPVMLVVTTRLARVLRNRQGQLRTHQRELADQAVDIVRGLRVLRGIGGEEQFAARYREGSQRLRATALRQGRASAVLGATRTFLPSLLLAAVVALAGELVLDDRLSAGQMVAFYGYATYLVIPTNQITFAVSKAMQGHVAAENVVRLLRTVPDLAPGPDTGTVPGTGVLADPDSGLRVPAEGLTAVVCSSADAVALADRLGRQTDSAATYADVPLTALPLAGVRERILVATAEDHLFAGPLRRELDPADRLRPGDPDDALWAAVDAAAARDVVEALPDRLDTEIAAGGREFSGGQQQRLRLARALMADPEVLVLIDPTSAVDAHTENRMAEGIARLRRGRATVVFTTSTLLLHQADHVALVLDGGVTAEGTHEALMADDRYRELVERWTAAA
- a CDS encoding GNAT family N-acetyltransferase produces the protein MQLRVQVRVHDTLAAVPAADWAAVAAGAGLYASHLWLSLVEQETPGRCRYLLAHDDTGLAGALPVYLTADEPNRYYHPGAVFRAAAPGPDGGYCVAGGRSGYRTEVLLADRLTEAGRRATVAALLDRLAELAAAEGRSHAYLLHLTERGLRQVTGYAGDLTPVVGYSGDAWLPAPGRDFEDYLAALSPTRRKTTRKELRRYAAHGLSTVRADPARELDLIARFARLGNEKYGVEEDEAELRTRFERQYAALGDHGVLFVCRRGPVPVGMALAYRWGDWLYLRASGFDHDAAAGAYPYFNVVIYEPLRYCYENGLRGLHLGSGSHDAKAARGARIGPLGSVALPAAGAPRTDPAAPTARRGVRRYWEQQFATVPHLLDQDLWRPWLGR
- a CDS encoding class I SAM-dependent methyltransferase, which codes for MDEPTWDADQAARYDTEHARIDTPLTVAYLAELSGGGDVLEFGVGTGRLAVPLAGKARSVLGVDNSAEMLAAARHRPLPDNLALALGDAQTWTTERRFDLVLCVYNLLLHFTTQDAQLAVVRNAAAHLAPGGHLVVENLHPPLRAMEEGERISTLRLAGAGMAISTQRFDWKSLLLDQSVLYVDEDGHRVRQIAQRMLLPSEQDLMARLAGLRLVRRIANWRGGPWRADSSAPAASNVISVYRRAE